The sequence below is a genomic window from Theobroma cacao cultivar B97-61/B2 chromosome 6, Criollo_cocoa_genome_V2, whole genome shotgun sequence.
TACTTTGACAGTATCCACATACTTCTTTTATAGCACAACCgtgaaaataaaactttttttttataattaaatgagaaaattatttgGACTCAAGATTAGGATTATCATATTGACGAAACCTTAtttcaattatgaaaaaagaaaaaagaaatttaaaaattttaagtattGAACTCAGGTCCATGGGTGCTCGCCACGCCAGCAATAGTTCCACCAATACTAGTTCCTGAATCACCAATACCTCACCTGTTTTGTGTTACATAAAGTGTACAAATAAAAGCAcaagataattaattatgtcTCCTGGCTTAATGAATTGATCCTGATCTTTGATCAAATTTAGCGTGACAAGTACATCTAGTTGTTGACACAAACACACAAGTCCTGTGGCACAGGTCAATCCTTCcgttttttaaaaagttttctGCGTGATTGGTAAGTAGTAAGTaccttcctttctttctttgtttttagaTTTGGGCGGTGAGTGAGAGCAATCCAATCAAATGCTTGACCCAGCTGTGTCTAGGAGGACATCTCCACAGGCAACTtacaaaagttttttttatagtgCACAGATGAGACAAGTGTGAACATATGCATGGCTTTCTAGAGAGAGAATAGGATATTAGgaattgttcttttctttttaacgcTAATGTAACTCACGCGCCTAAAAGAATAACTTAAAAAGCACAAGTCCACCTTCTTCtccattttcatttgttttttcttttggccaagttgaaaaatcaaagtcaAGTCCATCGCTTAGCTCTTAATAAATTTGCTTGAATCATAATGGAAGTTTTCCTAGCAAGTTGCGCGAAAGTTAAAATCAGGAAGGACATCTTCCTAGCAAGTTAGAAATTAGCTTCGAGGTTAAGCCATTTTATAAACCATGGTTCTCGTAGCGACTAGTTAAATAGCAGGAGAAAGAAGATTAGGACAGTAAGTAATTGCTTGCAACATGGGAACAAGTTCATctgattttgattttgcaGAAGAGATTTACTTGTCAGAAGTCCTTGATGGAAGCGAAGGAGGAGATTTACAGCAATTAGATGCCAAGTTTGCTGAACAGTTGCAATTTCAAGATGCAATATTTTTCTCAGTCAAAGAAACCGGGTCATCCTCAACCTCAAGGCAGATGAATATCGGGGCAACCTCATCGATGCGCAAGCCCAAGGCAAGGAAGTCTGCAACAAAAGCTGGTGAATCCTCCCTAAGTTTCTGTGAGATATGTtctgaaagaaaagaaaggcgTCAAATGTTCCCAATCTCGGGTTGCTCTCACTCGTTTTGTTCTGATTGCATTAGCATGTATGTAAAGGCAAAGCTCGAGGGAAATATAACTATAATTATGTGTCCAGCGGAGAATTGCAGAGACATTTTGGAACTGGAAGCATGCAGGCCTCTGCTTCCTAAGGAGGTGGTCAATCTTTGGCAGGATTTACTATGTGAAGAACTACTTTGTGCAACGGGTGGACGACTTTACTGTCCTTTCAAGGATTGTTCGGCCTTGTTGCTGAATGATAACCAAGAAGTCATCGCAGAATGTGAGTGCCCCTTCTGCCATAGATTGTTCTGTGCCCAATGTCATGTTCCATGGCATGCCGGGATCGATTGTGAGGAGTATCAGAACCTGACTGAGGAtgagagaggaagagaagaCCTCATGGTGAGGAAGCTTGTCAAAGAGAATAAATGGCGCAGGTGTTCCAGTTGCCATATCATAGTAGAAAGAACCGAAGGTTGTCTACATATCACTTGCAGGTCAGTCTACGTTTTATAATATATTCCTTATCAGAAACTTTGAATTATGCTTGGCTGCTTAGAAATCACTCACAGAATTTTGTGATATTTCTGTTTGAAACTAATTTCGTTTGAAATTAACAACGCTCGATGGGAGGGCAGGATTGAACTAAAAGTTCCCAAATTGATCCGAACCTCATTACATCAACCGTTAGCTCTCTGTTAGAGATTGGTGCAAAGCAATAGCTATTATAATAACTTTATCTGGTTAGGCTTCTTGTCTGATCTTCAAGCTTATTGGGCATTGTCTACGCTTGTGGTTGCAGATGtaagtttgaattttgttaTGCGTGTGGAGCAGAATGGACTCAGGATCATGGTGGCTGTCAGAACAACTAAGTGACCAAATAAAGCATGAGAAGGATAATGTAACAATGTGAAAAAGCAGGTTGTAAAGTTGTTTTCAATCTTTGGAAGTGGCTCGTAGCATCCAAAATAGAACGAACACAATTTGTCCTGAGAAGTTTGGTTAAGGCTACTGTTCTAGACCAATAAGCATACAATGTAATGAATGATTTGTGCAAAATTTGTTGCTTTCTAAATGTCATTTGGCTTTTTTTGTTGCTATCTGAAAGTAATTTGAAAGAGAACTGTTTAAAATCGAGCACTCAATTTACTACATTACTTTGAACAAGTGAAATTCAAGTTAACTTATGAAATATATCCTGTTTCAGGCTTTCACCTGTATGCATCATTTTAAGACATTATCATGAGATAAGGTCTGAATCCACACGTCTTGATATACTTACGAGGACATTTGAAATTCACCTAATTACTCCACATTGTCAGAAATAAAGGTGAGAACATCCAGTACTTTGATGACTCTGAGGAACCTGGAAACTTCTATGTAGAGGAAACAACAACAAAGGTCAAAATTCAGGTCAAGGCCACTAGGTTTAGCGTCATTTTAGAACTTAGCATTGCCAGGCTTGGGACGTTGACCTACATCACAGACAATTTTCTTGCTGATATCTTAGATCATTAACTAGATTTTAATTCTACCTAATCTCCAAaataaccaaataaatcagCTATGTTTTTCCAAGCCCTAATTAATCCAAATTCCTCATGAATTATGTCAACCTGACGGCAGCCCATTCATTCACTTCATTCAGATCGTCTTACGGGCACGAAAAAGATTTGACTCCTTGCACCAACGCTTGAGTAATAGTTCTGATTCTTAATTGGTCCATGCTGTTTTACATCTTGGGCTAAGGGTGTCGAGGTTGTCCTAGACCTTCACAACGGTGAACGGTCTCATATGAGTTCAGTTACAAACTTTAGCCCTTTGGGAATCACACCATTGTAAGTTCTGTATATGGCGCCAAATGCTCCAAAACTTCCAACCTATccgtaaaaaaaaaaaaaaaaccacatAACCCAGGAAACTGTTAACAGGACCCAGAACCCAGATGGCTCTCGTCAGAGTCCCCTCTTCTTTCCCTTCCATTCTCCCTTCAGTCTTTCCGAAGAAACTCTTGTCAGTTTCTTCCTCCTTTCCCATTTCTTGCTCTTCAAAATCTACTCCCAATCAAGtcaaaaataatgatgataaCAGTAATATTGATAATCCCAAGGGACCCAAGAGATTGTCAGAGCAGTCTTCCTGGCAAGCCAAAGATTCAGAAGGGAGAGATTATCTTTACAGGCTTGGCAAAGAAGCTGATAACATGAACATAGCCGTTGGTGCTAGAGCTGGTGTcattgatgatctttttgctGGGAATTTTCTTGGCAGAGACTGTAATTTTCCTCCCTCTTGCTTTTCCTGTTCTTCTATTTGACTTCTGAGAAATTGTTCAAAGACTTGAAATtaattaccttttttttttcttttctttataccGGATGTTGTGTTTGATTACAGGCAGAAGGTGACG
It includes:
- the LOC18596335 gene encoding probable E3 ubiquitin-protein ligase RNF217, coding for MGTSSSDFDFAEEIYLSEVLDGSEGGDLQQLDAKFAEQLQFQDAIFFSVKETGSSSTSRQMNIGATSSMRKPKARKSATKAGESSLSFCEICSERKERRQMFPISGCSHSFCSDCISMYVKAKLEGNITIIMCPAENCRDILELEACRPLLPKEVVNLWQDLLCEELLCATGGRLYCPFKDCSALLLNDNQEVIAECECPFCHRLFCAQCHVPWHAGIDCEEYQNLTEDERGREDLMVRKLVKENKWRRCSSCHIIVERTEGCLHITCRCKFEFCYACGAEWTQDHGGCQNN